From the genome of Gracilinanus agilis isolate LMUSP501 chromosome 2, AgileGrace, whole genome shotgun sequence, one region includes:
- the XRCC3 gene encoding DNA repair protein XRCC3: MDWDQLELNPKVIAAIKKAKLKSIKEVLHLSGPDLQRLTKLSSIDVQHLLKTVSLALRNNCVLTALHIYQHKEEFPAQHKKLGFGCPVLNRLLRGGLPLVGITELVGQSSAGKTQIGLQLSLCVQYPYEYGGLESGAIYICTEDVFPDKRLQQLIALQHQLRTDVPQDVIKKIKFGNSIFIEHAADIDTLFECITKKAPILLSRGMVRLIIIDSIAALFRSEFGIQHSITKAKYLQTLGAKLHQLSSGFQSPVLCINQVTDRVDERAPAGTNLDVLARLSPALGITWSNQLLMRLMVSRLACELSRDTHAAATGTVIRSLSIIFAPHLPQACCHYIVSAEGVKGAE, from the exons ATGGATTGGGACCAATTGGAATTGAATCCTAAAGTTATTGCGGCTATAAAGAAAG CCAAACTAAAATCAATAAAGGAAGTTTTGCACCTTTCTGGGCCAGATTTACAGAGACTAACAAAACTGTCCAGCATTGATGTCCAGCATTTATTGAAAACAGTCTCATTAGCACTAAGGAACAACTGTGTTCTGACAG cACTTCACATATATCAGCACAAAGAGGAATTCCCAGCACAGCATAAAAAACTCGGCTTTGGCTGCCCGGTGCTTAACAGACTTTTACGAGGTGGTCTTCCTCTGGTGGGAATTACAGAGCTTGTTGGACAGAGTTCAGCTGGGAAGACTCAGATTGGCCTGCAGCTATCCCTCTGTGTGCAGTACCCCTATGAGTATGGAGGCCTAGAATCAG GTGCGATCTACATTTGTACAGAGGATGTTTTCCCAGACAAGCGTTTGCAACAGCTTATAGCTCTACAGCATCAGCTGAGGACAGATGTTCCACAGGATGTcatcaagaaaattaaatttggCAATTCTATCTTCATTGAGCATGCAGCAGACATA GACACGTTGTTTGAGTGCATTACTAAGAAGGCTCCCATCTTGCTATCTCGGGGAATGGTCCGCTTGATCATCATTGATTCCATTGCTGCTCTGTTTCGCAGCGAATTTGGCATCCAGCATTCCATTACAAAAGCCAAATATTTACAGACCCTCGGGGCAAAGTTGCACCAACTAAGCAGTGGATTCCAGAGCCCAGTATTGTGCATTAATCAG GTAACAGATAGAGTGGATGAGAGGGCCCCTGCTGGCACTAATCTGGA CGTACTTGCAAGACTTTCTCCAGCCCTTGGAATAACCTGGTCCAATCAACTTTTAATGAGGCTAATGGTCAGTCGCTTGGCCTGTGAGCTTTCCAGAGATACACATGCTGCAGCTACTGGAACTGTTATTAGATCACTGAGTATTATTTTTGCACCTCATCTGCCCCAAGCCTGTTGTCACTACATAGTCAGTGCAGAGGGTGTAAAGGGAGCAGAGTGA